A region of Diospyros lotus cultivar Yz01 chromosome 3, ASM1463336v1, whole genome shotgun sequence DNA encodes the following proteins:
- the LOC127796891 gene encoding flavonoid 3',5'-methyltransferase-like yields the protein MITETSKDMEDHSKKCLLQSEALSKYILETSAYPREHPQLKELRDATLREYKYWSLMSVPADEGLLLSMLLKVMNAKKTLEIGVFTGYSLLSTALALPDDGKITAIDLSREAYEMGLQFIKKAGVEHKIDFVQSDALTVLNNLLTKEKQEGAFDFAFVDDDKENYMSYHELLLKLVRVGGIIAYDNTLWRGRVVVAEDEPAVDVARDAVRKLNTFLASDPRIDLSLVSIADGLTLCRRLY from the exons ATGATTACTGAAACAAGCAAAGATATGGAAGACCACTCAAAGAAGTGCCTTCTCCAAAGCGAAGCCCTCTCCAAG TACATACTGGAAACTTCTGCCTATCCCAGAGAGCATCCACAACTGAAGGAACTGAGGGACGCAACTCTGCGGGAATACAAGTATTG GAGTTTAATGAGCGTGCCGGCTGATGAAGGGTTACTTCTCTCAATGCTTCTAAAGGTCATGAACGCCAAGAAAACCTTGGAGATTGGAGTGTTCACTGGTTATTCTCTCCTTTCTACTGCTCTTGCTCTTCCAGACGATGGCAAG ATAACAGCGATTGACCTGAGTAGAGAAGCCTATGAAATGGGACTGCAATTTATTAAGAAGGCTGGTGTAGAGCATAAGATCGATTTCGTGCAGTCAGATGCCCTCACAGTTCTCAACAATCTCCTCACGAAG GAGAAACAAGAAGGGGCTTTCGACTTTGCATTTGTGGACGATGACAAAGAGAACTACATGAGTTACCATGAGCTGTTACTGAAACTGGTGAGGGTTGGAGGAATCATAGCTTATGACAACACCTTATGGCGGGGTAGAGTTGTTGTTGCAGAGGATGAACCAGCTGTTGACGTTGCAAGGGATGCCGTGAGAAAGCTCAACACTTTCTTGGCCTCTGATCCTCGCATCGACTTATCTCTTGTTTCAATTGCAGATGGCCTCACCCTCTGCAGGCGCCTCTACTAG
- the LOC127796892 gene encoding protein PLANT CADMIUM RESISTANCE 12, whose product MSQNGHRRRQPSPPLPTSSLPPFPNHLPQGQWTSGLCGCFQDPKNCLMTAIFPCITMGQIAHIVDRGTISCCAASVIYVALAYAGCAPLYGCTYRTKLRGLFGLPERPLPDGLVHCLCCFCALCQDYRELKNRGTDPSLGWEDNVEKWNQNGATTAPTVATGMNR is encoded by the exons ATGAGCCAAAACGGCCACCGGCGCCGGCAGCCAAGTCCGCCGCTCCCAACTTCATCATTGCCGCCGTTTCCAAACCACCTTCCTCAAGGCCAGTGGACCAGCGGCCTCTGCGGCTGTTTTCAGGATCCCAAAAATT GTCTCATGACAGCTATTTTTCCATGCATCACCATGGGCCAGATTGCTCATATCGTGGACAGAGGCACGATAT CTTGTTGCGCTGCCAGTGTCATCTACGTCGCTCTGGCGTACGCTGGCTGCGCGCCTCTGTATGGATGCACGTACCGCACGAAATTGCGCGGGCTGTTCGGGCTGCCAGAACGGCCATTGCCGGACGGATTGGTTCACTGCTTGTGCTGTTTTTGTGCCCTTTGTCAAGACTACAGAGAGCTCAAGAATCGCGGCACCGATCCCTCCCTTG GTTGGGAAGACAACGTTGAGAAGTGGAATCAAAACGGAGCCACAACAGCGCCAACCGTTGCAACAGGGATGAATCGTTAA